One window of the Nocardia huaxiensis genome contains the following:
- a CDS encoding MDR family MFS transporter yields the protein MRADSSALETGDKPVGGRTPTVIRLLVLATFVVILNETIMINAIPTLIHDLEITERTAQWVSTAFMLTMAAVIPVTGWFLQRVSTRRAYLIAMVTFLAGTALCAVAPNFAVLLVGRVVQAGGTAVMMPLLMTTLMTVVPEQDRGKVMGNVTLAISVAPAMGPVISGLVLKAGDGMKDTISPWRWLFVLVLPIAAAVTWFGLRKLENVGEPQSGSIDWLSVVLAALGFGSLVYGLSHFETDNWTTPALIVAAGAALIAAFAFRQISLQRTSTPLLDLRVLLAGTYTKALVLMSIAFMAMMGSMILLPLYLQNLRGLDPLQTGLLVMPGGLAMGLLGPTVGKIFDRFGGRVLVIPGSIAITASLAGFTLISANMPYAALLGLHVLLMVGLAAAFTPVFTLGLGALPMNLYSHGSSMLGTLQQVAAAFGTALVVTIMSARTTDLVKDGIAPNEAMLSGMKIAFAVSAVLSVVVIVMAVLLPSRSDNPHGGGHGGEHGGEIPTADADLDAELETELKKTELVKD from the coding sequence ATGCGCGCCGACTCATCCGCTCTAGAAACCGGGGATAAACCGGTCGGTGGGCGGACGCCGACCGTCATCCGCCTACTGGTGCTCGCGACCTTCGTGGTGATTCTCAACGAGACCATCATGATCAACGCGATTCCCACGCTGATCCACGATCTCGAGATCACCGAGCGCACGGCACAGTGGGTGTCCACCGCCTTCATGCTCACCATGGCGGCGGTCATCCCGGTGACCGGCTGGTTCCTGCAGCGGGTCTCGACCCGGCGGGCCTACCTCATCGCCATGGTCACCTTCCTGGCCGGCACCGCGCTGTGTGCGGTCGCGCCGAACTTCGCGGTGCTGCTCGTGGGCCGCGTCGTGCAGGCCGGCGGCACCGCGGTCATGATGCCGCTGCTCATGACCACCCTCATGACCGTCGTGCCGGAACAGGACCGCGGCAAGGTGATGGGCAATGTCACCCTGGCCATCTCGGTCGCCCCGGCCATGGGCCCGGTCATCTCCGGCCTGGTACTCAAGGCCGGTGACGGCATGAAGGACACCATCTCCCCGTGGCGCTGGCTGTTCGTGCTGGTGCTGCCGATCGCCGCGGCGGTCACCTGGTTCGGTCTGCGCAAGCTGGAGAATGTCGGCGAACCGCAGTCGGGCTCCATCGACTGGCTGTCCGTGGTGCTCGCGGCGCTCGGTTTCGGCAGCCTGGTGTACGGCCTGAGCCACTTCGAGACCGACAACTGGACCACCCCGGCGCTGATCGTGGCCGCCGGCGCGGCGCTGATCGCGGCCTTCGCGTTCCGTCAGATCTCGCTGCAGCGCACCTCGACTCCGCTGCTGGACCTGCGCGTCCTGCTGGCCGGCACCTACACCAAGGCGCTGGTGCTCATGTCCATCGCCTTCATGGCCATGATGGGCTCGATGATCCTGCTGCCGCTGTACCTGCAGAACCTGCGCGGCCTGGATCCGCTGCAGACCGGTCTGCTGGTCATGCCGGGTGGTCTGGCCATGGGTCTGCTCGGCCCGACCGTCGGCAAGATCTTCGACCGCTTCGGTGGCCGGGTGCTGGTGATTCCGGGTTCCATCGCCATCACGGCGTCGCTGGCCGGATTCACGCTGATCTCCGCGAACATGCCGTACGCGGCCCTGCTGGGTCTGCACGTGCTGCTCATGGTCGGCCTGGCCGCGGCCTTCACCCCGGTGTTCACCCTGGGTCTGGGCGCGCTGCCGATGAACCTGTACTCGCACGGCAGCTCCATGCTGGGCACCCTGCAGCAGGTGGCGGCGGCCTTCGGTACCGCGCTGGTGGTCACCATCATGTCGGCCCGCACCACCGATCTGGTCAAGGACGGCATCGCGCCGAACGAGGCCATGCTGAGCGGTATGAAGATCGCGTTCGCGGTCTCGGCCGTGCTGTCGGTGGTCGTGATCGTCATGGCGGTGCTGCTGCCGAGCCGGTCCGACAACCCGCACGGCGGCGGCCACGGCGGTGAGCACGGCGGCGAAATCCCCACCGCCGACGCCGATCTCGACGCCGAGCTGGAAACCGAACTGAAGAAGACCGAACTCGTGAAGGACTGA
- a CDS encoding TetR/AcrR family transcriptional regulator has product MSHHHLHSDLRGRRKRSGERRWSEHNSARQDRILRAAVELLEENEPGADISIQQIAERAGLARSVVYRQFDNREDLDARIRAYIMDTSFERFESVMVLEPGKTAEETLLGIMRTVVDWAAEHPNLYRFEQGGRLHGYSAPDSGLTVGRRRLADALWERFTAVSAILGIDTEPFRPLSHGIIGLVEGVINEYVIAPRDSGSRSTEEIARLLATSVWHLFDGFTTDLGYRFDRTATTATMMSELLSAAADQLDRAGKRTTWPA; this is encoded by the coding sequence GTGAGCCACCACCACCTGCATTCCGACCTGAGGGGTCGCCGCAAGCGGTCCGGGGAACGCCGGTGGAGTGAGCACAATTCGGCCCGCCAGGACCGGATCCTGCGGGCCGCGGTGGAACTGCTCGAAGAGAACGAGCCCGGCGCGGACATCTCCATTCAGCAGATCGCCGAGCGCGCCGGTCTGGCGCGTTCGGTGGTCTACCGTCAGTTCGACAATCGCGAGGATCTGGATGCCCGCATCCGCGCGTACATCATGGACACCTCGTTCGAGCGGTTCGAATCCGTCATGGTGCTGGAACCCGGCAAGACCGCCGAGGAGACCCTGCTCGGCATCATGCGCACGGTGGTCGACTGGGCTGCCGAGCATCCCAACCTGTATCGCTTCGAACAGGGCGGGCGGCTACACGGTTACAGCGCACCGGATTCCGGCCTGACCGTCGGACGGCGACGGCTGGCCGATGCGCTGTGGGAGCGATTCACCGCGGTCTCGGCGATTCTCGGCATCGACACCGAACCGTTCCGGCCGCTGTCCCACGGCATCATCGGCCTGGTCGAGGGCGTGATCAACGAATACGTGATCGCGCCGAGGGATTCCGGCTCCCGCAGCACAGAGGAGATCGCACGTCTGCTCGCGACCTCCGTCTGGCATCTGTTCGACGGTTTCACCACCGATCTCGGCTACCGCTTCGACCGCACGGCCACCACCGCGACCATGATGAGCGAACTCCTCTCCGCCGCAGCGGATCAGCTCGACAGGGCGGGCAAGCGCACCACCTGGCCCGCATAG
- a CDS encoding beta-ketoacyl-ACP synthase III, with product MPAEIATAAPVAHAALLGLGVYRPRRVVPNAEIIDKIDSSDEWIRTRSGIAARGWADADETIVGMSVAASKDALAAAGITAEQIDAVVLATSSQMVLGPSAGAVVATELGMHDTAAFDVSAGCAGFCYALGNAASLIRAGQARHVLVIGVERLSDLLDTSDRTCAFIFADGAGAVVVGPGETEGVGPVAWGSDGSQTDAIKQDKDFQQYFAEVAAAEAAGGSTVRPYIRMNGTAVFRWAVTFLEKACRDALDKAGIKAEDLDAFVPHQANIRITEALVRTLGIPETVAVARDIVETGNTSAASIPMAMEQLLRSGESKPGDTALLLGFGAGLAYAGQVVRLPALSS from the coding sequence GTGCCCGCAGAAATCGCCACCGCAGCACCCGTGGCCCATGCGGCCCTGCTCGGGCTCGGGGTCTACCGGCCCCGCCGGGTCGTGCCCAATGCCGAGATCATCGACAAGATCGACTCCTCGGACGAGTGGATCCGCACCCGATCCGGCATCGCCGCGCGCGGCTGGGCCGACGCGGACGAGACCATCGTCGGCATGAGCGTGGCCGCCTCGAAGGACGCACTCGCCGCCGCGGGCATCACCGCGGAGCAGATCGACGCGGTCGTGCTGGCCACCTCCTCGCAGATGGTGCTGGGCCCCTCGGCCGGCGCGGTGGTCGCCACCGAACTCGGCATGCACGACACCGCCGCCTTCGACGTCTCGGCCGGATGCGCCGGGTTCTGCTACGCGCTCGGCAACGCGGCGAGCCTGATCCGCGCGGGCCAGGCGCGGCATGTGCTGGTGATCGGCGTGGAGCGGCTCTCGGATCTGCTCGACACCTCCGATCGCACCTGCGCGTTCATCTTCGCCGACGGCGCGGGCGCGGTCGTGGTGGGACCGGGGGAGACCGAGGGCGTCGGCCCGGTCGCCTGGGGCTCGGACGGCAGCCAGACCGATGCCATCAAGCAGGACAAGGATTTTCAGCAGTACTTCGCGGAGGTCGCGGCCGCCGAGGCGGCCGGTGGCAGCACGGTGCGGCCCTACATCCGGATGAACGGCACCGCCGTATTCCGCTGGGCCGTCACGTTTCTGGAGAAGGCGTGCCGGGACGCGCTGGACAAGGCCGGGATCAAGGCCGAAGATCTGGACGCCTTCGTGCCGCACCAGGCCAATATCCGCATCACCGAGGCGCTGGTGCGCACCCTCGGCATTCCGGAAACCGTCGCGGTGGCAAGGGATATCGTCGAAACCGGCAATACCAGCGCCGCCTCTATCCCCATGGCCATGGAACAGCTGCTGCGCTCGGGCGAGTCCAAGCCGGGCGATACCGCCCTGCTGCTGGGCTTCGGTGCGGGTCTGGCCTATGCGGGCCAGGTGGTGCGCTTGCCCGCCCTGTCGAGCTGA
- a CDS encoding TetR/AcrR family transcriptional regulator, giving the protein MAAGPRARLIASTIATVQEHGVHAAGLSELLKRSNASRNSLYQHFPSGKGELVETAAKIVSRLVYSHISRTADALPDARSVEQWLDELLAFWRLQLESSDYRAGSFMMAAALDELDPSLQSTAGQAFAEWTARLADGLVSVGVDRATACSLSGFLLSVIEGAIVQSRALKSSHPFDDARAQLSVLLRHHLKHH; this is encoded by the coding sequence ATGGCGGCGGGACCCCGCGCCCGATTGATCGCGAGCACCATCGCCACGGTGCAGGAACACGGCGTGCACGCCGCCGGGCTCAGCGAGCTACTCAAACGCAGCAATGCCTCCCGGAATTCGCTCTACCAGCACTTTCCTTCAGGCAAGGGCGAACTCGTGGAGACCGCGGCCAAAATCGTGTCAAGACTGGTGTATTCGCACATCAGCCGCACCGCCGACGCACTGCCCGACGCGCGCTCGGTGGAACAGTGGCTCGACGAACTGCTCGCCTTCTGGCGGCTGCAACTCGAATCCAGCGACTACCGCGCGGGCTCGTTCATGATGGCCGCGGCACTGGACGAACTCGATCCGTCGCTGCAGTCCACGGCCGGGCAGGCGTTCGCCGAATGGACGGCCCGGCTCGCGGACGGGCTCGTCTCGGTCGGCGTCGACCGCGCCACCGCGTGCTCGCTGTCCGGATTCCTGCTGTCGGTCATCGAGGGCGCGATCGTGCAGAGCCGCGCCCTCAAATCGAGTCATCCGTTCGACGACGCGCGCGCCCAGCTGTCGGTGCTGCTGCGGCACCACCTGAAGCACCATTGA
- a CDS encoding amidase, which yields MRYDEYRGFDAVGLADLVRRGEVHPTELLRVALERCAEVDPALNAISLLMELNGKELAGRAEPGGPFAGVPFLIKDLVQDYAGYPTSCGTGPLRGVPATQHSIAVQRWLDAGLVIFGKTTTPEFGSKAITETRTFGATRNPWDTARTPGGSSGGSAAAIAAGIVPMAGASDGGGSIRIPAGSTGLFGLKAGRGLIPSGPVIGDFLLGAATEGVLSRSVRDTAVMFDVLGVPDPGAPYIVARPEQPYRTAVDTPPRRLRIGFSHESPLGTAVDGEAVKAVEDAARLLEELGHTVEPAAPVVDGKQMAFDFMTVWTASAATDLARACAVSGAAATDFDIDTQALAAVGRAVPAPELMAAHGRWNVYTRALSDFHARYDLLLTPTLAEPPLLIGQNRTPALADTLLPPLLRLGAGKVMSRTDFYRDLVTANLAAVPFTQLANITGRPAMSVPTHWTATGLPLGVQFVGPSNSEYLLLQLAAEIETARPWFDRHPSI from the coding sequence ATGAGGTACGACGAATATCGCGGGTTCGATGCGGTCGGATTGGCCGATCTGGTGCGGCGCGGGGAGGTCCATCCGACCGAACTGCTGCGGGTCGCGCTGGAGCGATGCGCGGAGGTCGATCCGGCGCTCAATGCCATCAGCCTGCTGATGGAGTTGAACGGCAAGGAACTGGCGGGACGGGCCGAGCCGGGCGGTCCGTTCGCCGGGGTGCCGTTCCTCATCAAGGATCTCGTCCAGGACTACGCCGGATATCCGACCTCCTGCGGCACCGGGCCGCTGCGTGGAGTTCCGGCCACACAGCACAGCATCGCGGTACAGCGCTGGCTCGACGCCGGACTCGTCATCTTCGGCAAGACAACCACCCCGGAATTCGGCAGCAAGGCCATCACCGAGACCAGAACCTTCGGCGCCACCCGCAATCCGTGGGACACCGCCCGCACTCCGGGTGGATCGTCGGGCGGGTCGGCCGCGGCCATCGCGGCGGGCATCGTGCCCATGGCGGGCGCCAGCGACGGCGGCGGCTCGATTCGAATCCCCGCCGGCAGCACCGGATTGTTCGGCCTCAAGGCCGGGCGCGGGCTCATCCCCAGCGGGCCGGTGATCGGTGACTTCCTCCTCGGCGCGGCCACCGAGGGCGTGCTCTCGCGCAGCGTCCGCGATACCGCGGTCATGTTCGACGTGCTCGGTGTGCCGGATCCCGGTGCGCCCTATATCGTCGCGCGCCCCGAACAGCCCTACCGCACCGCCGTCGACACCCCGCCGCGCCGACTACGCATCGGCTTCAGCCACGAATCGCCTTTGGGCACAGCGGTGGACGGCGAGGCCGTGAAAGCCGTCGAGGATGCGGCGCGACTGCTGGAAGAACTCGGCCACACCGTCGAACCCGCCGCACCGGTCGTCGACGGCAAGCAGATGGCCTTCGATTTCATGACCGTCTGGACCGCCTCCGCCGCGACCGACCTGGCCCGCGCCTGCGCGGTGAGTGGCGCGGCCGCAACGGATTTCGATATCGACACCCAGGCGCTGGCCGCGGTCGGCCGCGCGGTGCCGGCCCCCGAACTCATGGCGGCGCACGGGCGCTGGAATGTCTACACCCGCGCGCTGAGCGACTTCCATGCCCGGTACGACCTGTTGCTCACTCCCACCCTCGCGGAACCGCCGCTGCTGATCGGCCAGAACCGCACGCCCGCGCTGGCCGATACCCTCCTGCCGCCGCTGCTGCGCCTGGGCGCGGGAAAGGTCATGTCCCGCACCGACTTCTATCGCGACCTGGTCACCGCGAACCTCGCCGCGGTGCCCTTCACCCAGCTCGCCAATATCACCGGCCGCCCCGCCATGAGCGTTCCCACGCACTGGACCGCCACCGGCCTGCCGCTGGGCGTGCAGTTCGTCGGCCCCTCGAACAGCGAATACCTGTTGCTCCAGCTGGCGGCCGAAATCGAAACCGCCCGGCCCTGGTTCGACCGTCACCCGAGCATCTGA